In a genomic window of Brassica rapa cultivar Chiifu-401-42 chromosome A10, CAAS_Brap_v3.01, whole genome shotgun sequence:
- the LOC103844623 gene encoding 60S acidic ribosomal protein P1-3, with amino-acid sequence MSTVGELACSYAVMILEDEGISITADKIATLIKSAGVSCESYWPMLFAKMAEKRNVTDLIMNVGAGGGGGAPVSAAAPAAGGGAAAAAPAAEEKKKEEVAEESDGDLGFGLFD; translated from the exons atgtcGACGGTCGGAGAGCTTGCTTGCAGCTACGCTGTTATGATCCTCGAGGACGAGGGTATTTCTATCACG GCCGACAAGATCGCTACGTTGATCAAATCCGCTGGTGTTAGTTGCGAGTCATACTGGCCAATGCTATTCGCCAAAATGGCAGAGAAGCGTAACGTTACTGACCTCATCATGAACGTTGGTGCTGGTGGCGGAGGTGGTGCCCCAGTTTCAGCTGCTGCCCCTGCTGCCGGTGGTGGTGCTGCAGCTGCTGCACCTGCCgctgaggagaagaagaag GAAGAAGTGGCAGAAGAGAGTGACGGTGATTTGGGTTTCGGCTTGTTTGACTAA
- the LOC103844622 gene encoding pyruvate dehydrogenase E1 component subunit alpha-3, chloroplastic — translation MATSFSATLPLHGSQENRLLLPPIRLAPPPSSFLGSTRSLTIPSSRRLYHAHASRRSPVVGVQEVVKEKKVTNSLLITKEEGLVLYEDMILGRSFEDMCAQMYYRGKMFGFVHLYNGQEAVSTGFIKLLTQSDSVVSTYRDHVHALSKGVSARAVMSELFGKVTGCCRGQGGSMHMFSKEHNMLGGFAFIGEGIPVATGAAFTSKYKREVLKQDCDDVTVAFFGDGTCNNGQFYECLNMAALYKLPIIFVVENNLWAIGMSHLRSTSDPEIWKKGPAFGMPGVHVDGMDVLKVREVAKEAVTRARRGEGPTLVECETYRFRGHSLADPDELRDAAEKAKYAARDPITALKKYLVENKLANEGELKTIEKKIDELVEEAVEFADASPQPGRSQLLENVFADPKGFGIGPDGRYRCEDPKFTEGTAQV, via the exons ATGGCTACGTCTTTCTCCGCCACACTTCCTCTCCATGGATCTCAAGAGAATCGTCTCTTACTCCCCCCGATCCGATtggctcctcctccttcttcttTCCTCGGATCCACCCGCTCTCTCACCATTCCTTCTTCTCGAAGACTCTACCACGCTCACGCATCTCGTCGATCTCCCGTCGTTGGCGTCCAGGAAGTTGTCAAAGAGAAGAAAGTCACCAACAGCCTG ttAATAACCAAAGAGGAAGGATTAGTGTTGTATGAAGACATGATACTCGGTAGATCTTTCGAGGACATGTGTGCTCAAATGTACTACAGAGGCAAGATGTTCGGTTTTGTCCACTTGTACAACGGCCAAGAAGCCGTCTCAACCGGCTTCATCAAGCTCCTCACGCAGTCCGACTCAGTCGTCAGCACGTACCGTGACCACGTCCACGCCCTCAGCAAAGGCGTCTCCGCTCGCGCCGTCATGAGCGAGCTCTTCGGGAAAGTCACGGGATGCTGCAGAGGCCAAGGTGGGTCCATGCACATGTTCTCTAAAGAACACAACATGCTCGGTGGGTTCGCCTTCATCGGCGAAGGCATCCCTGTGGCCACCGGTGCTGCGTTCACCTCAAAGTACAAGAGAGAGGTCTTGAAACAGGACTGCGATGACGTCACTGTTGCGTTTTTCGGAGACGGGACTTGTAACAACGGGCAGTTCTACGAGTGTCTCAACATGGCTGCGCTTTATAAGTTGCCTATTATCTTCGTCGTTGAGAATAACTTGTGGGCTATTGGGATGTCTCACTTGAGGTCGACTTCTGATCCTGAGATTTGGAAGAAAGGACCTGCGTTTGGGATGCCAGGTGTCCATGTTGACGGTATGGATGTGTTGAAGGTGAGGGAAGTGGCTAAAGAGGCGGTGACGAGAGCTAGAAGAGGAGAAGGTCCGACGTTGGTGGAATGTGAGACTTATAGGTTCAGAGGACACTCCTTGGCTGATCCTGATGAGCTCCGTGACGCTG CTGAGAAAGCCAAGTACGCTGCTAGAGATCCGATCACGGCACTGAAGAAGTATTTGGTAGAGAACAAGCTAGCGAATGAAGGGGAGCTTAAGACGATAGAGAAGAAGATAGACGAGTTGGTGGAGGAAGCGGTTGAGTTTGCAGACGCGAGTCCGCAGCCAGGTCGGAGTCAGTTGCTAGAGAATGTGTTTGCTGATCCCAAAGGGTTTGGGATAGGACCTGATGGACGTTACAGATGTGAGGATCCCAAGTTTACCGAAGGCACTGCTCAAGTCTGA
- the LOC103844620 gene encoding 28 kDa ribonucleoprotein, chloroplastic, with protein sequence MIMAASCFATPLSSSSSRSSSNAIPKCKTLIPSCSYLKASTTSFHLSFLSRHCVAQRLQIKVSSSSELSVLEEEKVVVEEEEVEVDGETGEETEAEPVVMKKPRPCELYVCNIPRSYDIAQLLEMFQPFGTVISVEVSRNPQTGESRGSGFVTMGSINSAKNAIASLDMKEVGGREMRVRYSVEMNPGARRNSAALNSTPKKILMYESQYKVYVGNLPWSTQPDDLRDHFSSFGTVVSARVLHDRKTGKNRVFAFLSFASLEERDAALSLNGTEYEGRKIIVREGIERTES encoded by the exons ATGATAATGGCAGCCTCCTGCTTCGCAACTcccttatcttcttcttcttctcgatcATCCTCCAATGCCATCCCAAAATGCAAAACTCTAATCCCTTCTTGCTCTTACCTGAAAGCTTCTACCACCTCTTTCCACCTCTCTTTTCTGTCTCGCCACTGTGTAGCTCAACGACTACAAATCAaggtctcttcttcttcagaatTATCAGTTCtagaggaagagaaagtagtagtagaagaagaagaagtcgaaGTTGATGGAGAGACAGGTGAAGAAACCGAAGCTGAGCCAGTGGTGATGAAGAAACCGAGACCTTGCGAGCTATACGTATGTAatatcccaagaagctatgacaTTGCTCAGCTTCTCGAAATGTTTCAGCCTTTCGGAACTGTCATCTCCGTCGAG GTATCTCGAAATCCACAGACTGGGGAGAGCCGTGGAAGTGGATTTGTCACGATGGGTTCTATCAACTCTGCCAAAAACGCCATCGCTTCTCTTGATATGAAGGAAGTAGGTGGTCGGGAGATGCGGGTAAGGTACTCTGTTGAGATGAATCCAGGAGCCAGGAGAAACTCAGCAGCCTTGAACTCAACGCCGAAGAAGATTCTCATGTACGAAAGCCAGTACAAGGTTTACGTCGGAAACCTCCCTTGGTCAACGCAGCCCGATGATTTGAGAGACCATTTCAGCAGTTTTGGGACAGTCGTGAGCGCGAGAGTGTTGCACGACCGCAAGACTGGGAAAAACAGAGTCTTTGCCTTTCTTTCGTTTGCAAGCCTTGAAGAACGTGATGCGGCTCTGTCACTCAATGGAACa GAATATGAAGGCCGCAAAATCATAGTCAGAGAAGGTATCGAGAGGACCGAGTCTTAA